The Phreatobacter oligotrophus genome contains a region encoding:
- a CDS encoding BLUF domain-containing protein has product MLYRCIYASKLSDAIDEHATFDTLTQIEGQSARNNARLKLTGILLSVDRHFLQVLEGSNRSISTLLGKLFTDQRHSDILLVELVPVDRRLFPEWTMKWAPLKRRPDFVASGWTPENLKAPAILSLAKSIRAGVNPTSRMGAAHVAPDGIYLD; this is encoded by the coding sequence ATGCTTTACAGATGCATATACGCCAGCAAGCTGTCTGACGCCATCGATGAGCATGCAACATTTGACACGCTGACCCAGATCGAAGGTCAGTCAGCCCGGAACAATGCGCGGCTGAAACTCACCGGCATTCTGCTATCCGTGGACAGGCATTTCCTGCAGGTCCTGGAGGGCAGCAATCGTTCAATCAGCACCTTGCTCGGGAAACTGTTCACAGACCAGCGGCACTCAGACATCCTGTTGGTCGAGCTGGTGCCCGTTGACCGGCGACTCTTTCCCGAGTGGACCATGAAATGGGCACCCCTGAAGCGCAGGCCCGATTTTGTCGCGTCCGGCTGGACACCGGAAAATCTCAAGGCCCCCGCCATCCTGAGCCTGGCCAAATCGATCCGAGCTGGGGTTAATCCGACCAGTCGGATGGGCGCTGCTCATGTTGCGCCTGATGGAATTTATTTGGACTGA
- a CDS encoding Flp family type IVb pilin, with protein MQKLRYFLADTRGATAIEYGLIAAGIAAVVITAVYGLGSKVNAKFTSLNTSLK; from the coding sequence GTGCAAAAGCTACGTTACTTTCTCGCCGACACGCGCGGCGCCACTGCCATCGAGTATGGCCTCATCGCCGCCGGCATCGCCGCTGTGGTCATCACAGCGGTTTACGGGCTCGGTTCCAAGGTCAATGCCAAATTCACGTCGCTCAACACGTCGCTGAAGTAA